One window from the genome of Streptomyces sp. WZ-12 encodes:
- a CDS encoding FmdB family zinc ribbon protein translates to MPRYEYRCRPCGTTFELNRPMAESSAPAACPEGHQDTVKLLSTVAVGGTASAPGPSAAPGGGGGGCCGGGCCG, encoded by the coding sequence ATGCCCCGTTACGAATACCGCTGCCGCCCCTGTGGGACCACCTTCGAGCTGAACCGGCCGATGGCCGAGTCGTCCGCCCCGGCGGCCTGCCCGGAGGGCCACCAGGACACCGTGAAGCTGCTGTCCACCGTCGCCGTCGGCGGGACCGCGTCCGCCCCCGGCCCGTCCGCCGCGCCGGGCGGCGGGGGTGGCGGCTGCTGCGGGGGCGGCTGCTGCGGCTGA
- a CDS encoding VOC family protein: MSVRRLNHAVLYIREVARSVAFYTEVLGFTVDVEIPGRAAFLSAPGSQNDHDLGLFAVGRDAPGPEGGRIGLYHLAWEVGTLGDLAAVGARLRERGALVGASDHLVSKSLYARDPDGNEFEVMWRVPKEDWPGPEDGAARVLPLDLAAELERWGPDLLTGAAAGSAT; encoded by the coding sequence ATGTCCGTACGGCGGCTCAATCATGCGGTGTTGTACATCCGTGAGGTGGCGCGGTCGGTGGCGTTCTACACCGAGGTGCTCGGGTTCACGGTGGACGTGGAGATTCCGGGGCGGGCGGCCTTTCTGAGCGCGCCCGGTTCGCAGAACGACCACGACCTGGGGCTGTTCGCGGTGGGGCGGGACGCGCCCGGGCCGGAGGGCGGCCGGATCGGGCTCTACCACCTGGCCTGGGAGGTCGGGACGTTGGGTGACCTGGCGGCAGTCGGGGCGCGGCTGCGGGAGCGGGGCGCGCTGGTCGGCGCCAGTGATCACCTCGTCTCCAAGTCGCTCTATGCCCGGGACCCGGACGGGAACGAGTTCGAGGTGATGTGGCGGGTGCCGAAGGAGGACTGGCCGGGGCCGGAGGACGGGGCGGCCCGGGTGCTGCCGCTCGACCTCGCCGCGGAGTTGGAGCGTTGGGGCCCCGATCTGCTGACGGGCGCGGCGGCCGGCTCGGCCACCTGA
- a CDS encoding phosphoribosyltransferase, with protein sequence MNDGTDPTTERGAPEAWSGAWVAERLGVTLSGADALPRLLGLALRRNPKRAHLLVSNVLGKHVPQRPEVVHGAGVQLGRRVRALIGDEEAARAVVLGYAETATGLGHSVADGLALAPYLHSTRRPVPGVPRAAGFEEEHSHATSHLLLPEDRTLLSGDGPLVLVDDEFSTGRTVRNTIRALHAHHPRERYVIVALVDMRAEADREALEKCAADLGARIDLVALADGGVHLPDGVLERGRELVAAQEELTPAPRGAAARPEAIRIDLGWPAGLPDGGRHGFTPAHRAVLEEHLPAMAARIATRLDGARRVLVLGNEELMYAPLRLAGALDTHLAPAGGTVRFSTTTRSPVLAVDDPGYAIRTRLTFPAHDRPADGPGERYAYNVAPGSDPARRFDAVVAVVDSAGDRPELHAPGGLLAQLACHTDRLLLAVVPAHTPPAALPGPLRGPAFSSYAPDEIGWLLKDLSRVTLETPTEEREEAIQRGGAHYAESLAVEYQPSAEYQELFRSALRTGAGRMARAVGTVTETVLGERGPNPVLVSLARAGTPVGILMRRWARQHHGLELPHYAVSIVRGRGIDPTALRWLAAHHDPADVVFVDGWTGKGAITCELTAALADFPGFDPRLAVLADPGGCVSTYGTRDDFLIPSACLNSTVSGLVSRTVLRADLIGPDDFHGAKFYRELAGGDLSAEFLDTVTAHFDAVAGEAVADARALAAADRTPTWAGWAAVERISAEYAIDDINLVKPGVGETTRVLLRRVPWRILARRGAGADLDHVRLLADQRGVPIEEVDELPYTCVGLIHPRYTRAATGADGTAVAGR encoded by the coding sequence ATGAACGACGGTACGGACCCGACGACGGAGCGCGGCGCGCCCGAGGCGTGGAGCGGAGCGTGGGTCGCCGAGCGGCTCGGGGTCACCCTGAGCGGCGCGGACGCACTGCCCCGACTGCTTGGGCTGGCGCTGCGGCGCAACCCCAAGCGCGCCCACCTGCTGGTCTCCAACGTGCTCGGCAAGCACGTACCGCAGCGCCCGGAGGTGGTACACGGCGCCGGCGTCCAACTGGGCCGCCGGGTGCGCGCGTTGATCGGGGACGAGGAGGCCGCCCGCGCCGTCGTCCTCGGCTACGCCGAGACCGCCACCGGGCTCGGCCACTCGGTCGCCGACGGGCTGGCGCTCGCCCCCTACCTGCACTCCACCCGCCGCCCGGTGCCGGGCGTGCCGCGCGCCGCCGGCTTCGAGGAGGAGCACAGCCACGCCACCTCGCACCTGCTGCTCCCCGAGGACCGCACCCTGCTCTCCGGGGACGGCCCCCTGGTCCTCGTCGACGACGAGTTCTCCACCGGGCGCACGGTCCGCAACACCATCCGGGCGCTGCACGCCCACCACCCCCGGGAGCGTTACGTCATCGTCGCCCTGGTGGACATGCGCGCGGAGGCCGACCGCGAGGCGCTGGAGAAGTGCGCCGCCGACCTGGGCGCCCGCATCGACCTGGTCGCCCTGGCCGACGGCGGCGTCCACCTGCCCGACGGCGTCCTGGAGCGCGGCCGCGAACTGGTCGCCGCCCAGGAGGAGTTGACCCCGGCACCCAGGGGCGCGGCGGCCCGCCCGGAAGCGATACGCATCGACCTCGGCTGGCCCGCCGGGCTGCCCGACGGCGGCCGGCACGGCTTCACCCCGGCCCACCGCGCCGTCCTGGAGGAGCACCTGCCCGCCATGGCCGCCCGCATAGCGACGCGCCTCGACGGCGCCCGCCGCGTCCTCGTCCTCGGCAACGAGGAGTTGATGTACGCCCCGCTGCGGCTGGCCGGAGCCCTGGACACGCACCTCGCCCCGGCCGGCGGCACGGTCCGCTTCTCCACCACCACCCGCTCCCCGGTCCTCGCCGTGGACGACCCCGGCTACGCGATCCGCACCCGGCTGACCTTCCCCGCCCACGACCGCCCGGCGGACGGCCCGGGGGAGCGCTACGCCTACAACGTCGCCCCCGGCAGCGACCCGGCGCGCCGCTTCGACGCCGTCGTCGCGGTCGTCGACTCCGCCGGCGACCGCCCCGAACTCCACGCCCCCGGCGGCCTGCTCGCCCAACTCGCCTGCCACACCGACCGGTTGCTGCTCGCCGTCGTCCCCGCCCACACCCCGCCCGCCGCCCTCCCCGGCCCGCTGCGCGGCCCCGCGTTCTCCTCCTACGCCCCCGACGAGATCGGCTGGCTGCTCAAGGACCTCTCCAGGGTCACCCTGGAGACGCCCACCGAGGAGCGCGAGGAGGCGATCCAGCGCGGCGGCGCCCACTACGCGGAGTCGCTGGCGGTCGAGTACCAACCCAGCGCGGAATACCAGGAGTTGTTCCGCAGCGCGCTGCGGACCGGCGCCGGCCGGATGGCGCGCGCCGTCGGCACCGTGACCGAGACGGTGCTCGGCGAACGGGGCCCGAACCCGGTCCTGGTCTCCCTGGCCCGTGCCGGCACCCCCGTCGGCATCCTGATGCGCCGCTGGGCCCGCCAGCACCACGGCCTGGAGCTGCCGCACTACGCCGTCTCCATCGTCCGCGGCCGCGGCATCGACCCCACCGCCCTGCGCTGGCTCGCCGCCCACCACGACCCGGCGGACGTGGTGTTCGTCGACGGCTGGACGGGCAAGGGCGCCATCACGTGCGAACTGACCGCGGCGCTCGCCGACTTCCCCGGCTTCGACCCGCGCCTGGCGGTCCTCGCCGACCCCGGCGGCTGCGTGTCCACCTACGGCACCCGCGACGACTTCCTGATCCCGTCCGCCTGCCTGAACTCCACCGTCTCCGGGCTGGTCTCGCGCACCGTGCTGCGCGCCGACCTGATCGGCCCGGACGACTTCCACGGCGCCAAGTTCTACCGCGAACTGGCCGGCGGCGACCTGTCCGCGGAGTTCCTGGACACCGTCACCGCCCACTTCGACGCGGTCGCGGGCGAGGCCGTCGCCGACGCGCGGGCACTGGCCGCCGCCGACCGCACCCCCACCTGGGCGGGCTGGGCGGCCGTCGAGCGGATCAGCGCGGAGTACGCCATCGACGACATCAACCTCGTCAAGCCCGGCGTCGGCGAGACCACCCGGGTGCTGCTGCGCCGGGTCCCCTGGCGGATCCTCGCCCGCCGCGGCGCCGGCGCCGACCTCGACCACGTCCGGCTGCTGGCCGACCAGCGCGGCGTGCCCATCGAGGAGGTCGACGAACTCCCGTACACCTGCGTCGGGTTGATTCACCCCCGCTACACCCGCGCGGCCACCGGCGCCGACGGCACGGCGGTGGCCGGCCGATGA
- a CDS encoding FadR/GntR family transcriptional regulator, which yields MGATMGQLGNPGSYAGHGQHGAAVEALAQRIVTGTYGEGDVLALQKVMAELGVSQTVLREAVKVLATKGLLATRQNHGTYVRPREEWNLLDSDVLRWKLAAGASSDFYADMLELRRSIEPAAAALAAERRTDDDLEALNAALSAMSATEDDPVLLVRADASFHTALLLASNNRFYAQMHRVIVPVIIQRGREVYASGGAFAHPHPVHAAVAEAVRDRDLDGAYMAMLELLDKSAREHP from the coding sequence ATGGGAGCAACGATGGGGCAGTTGGGGAATCCCGGCTCGTACGCGGGGCACGGGCAGCACGGGGCGGCCGTCGAGGCGCTCGCCCAACGGATCGTCACCGGCACCTACGGTGAGGGGGACGTGCTCGCCCTCCAGAAGGTGATGGCGGAGCTGGGCGTCAGCCAGACCGTGCTGCGCGAGGCGGTGAAGGTGCTGGCCACCAAGGGGCTGCTCGCCACCCGGCAGAACCACGGCACGTACGTCCGCCCCCGGGAGGAGTGGAACCTCCTCGATTCCGACGTGCTGCGCTGGAAGTTGGCCGCCGGCGCCTCGTCCGACTTCTACGCCGACATGCTCGAACTCCGCCGGTCGATCGAGCCCGCGGCGGCCGCGCTGGCCGCGGAGCGCCGCACCGACGACGACCTCGAAGCCCTCAACGCCGCGCTCAGCGCGATGTCCGCGACCGAGGACGACCCGGTACTGCTGGTCCGCGCCGACGCCTCCTTCCACACCGCGCTGCTGCTCGCGTCCAACAACCGCTTCTACGCGCAGATGCACCGGGTGATCGTGCCCGTGATCATCCAGCGCGGCCGGGAGGTGTACGCGTCCGGCGGCGCCTTCGCGCACCCGCACCCCGTGCACGCGGCGGTGGCCGAGGCGGTGCGCGACCGGGATCTGGACGGCGCGTACATGGCGATGCTGGAGCTGCTCGACAAGTCGGCGCGCGAGCATCCTTGA
- the dgoD gene encoding galactonate dehydratase has translation MKISRIETFLAPPRWLFVRMETDQGVVGWGEPVVEGRAEPVRAAVAVLAEYLLGRDPARIEDHWQVLTKGGFYRGGPVLSSAVAGLDQALWDIKGKQCGLAVHQLLGGPVRDRVRAYAWVGGDEPAQIRDAVTAQVEAGFSAVKMNGCGRMSPLATRAEVRDCLRRAETAREVLGEDRDFALDFHGRVTPSNARRLLPLLAESAPLFVEEPVLPEHVAALPGLVAASGVPLALGERLYTRREFLVPLQAGVAVVQPDVSHAGGISELRRIAALAEPYGALLAPHCPLGPLALAASLQVAFTTPNFLIQEQSLGIHYNRDAELLDYVVDPAPFRFDRGALLRTDRPGLGVEVDEAAVRAADAAGGHAWRNPVWRHEDGSFAEW, from the coding sequence ATGAAGATCAGCCGTATCGAGACCTTTCTCGCGCCGCCGCGCTGGCTGTTCGTGCGGATGGAGACCGACCAGGGGGTGGTGGGTTGGGGCGAGCCCGTGGTCGAGGGGCGGGCGGAGCCGGTCCGGGCGGCGGTGGCGGTGCTGGCGGAGTACCTCCTCGGGCGGGATCCGGCGCGCATCGAGGATCACTGGCAGGTGCTGACGAAAGGCGGCTTCTACCGGGGCGGCCCGGTGCTCTCCTCCGCCGTCGCCGGTCTGGACCAGGCGCTGTGGGACATCAAGGGGAAGCAATGCGGGCTGGCCGTGCACCAGTTGCTGGGCGGGCCGGTCCGCGACCGGGTGCGGGCCTATGCCTGGGTCGGCGGCGACGAGCCGGCGCAGATCCGGGACGCGGTGACCGCGCAGGTCGAGGCGGGCTTCAGCGCCGTGAAGATGAACGGCTGCGGGCGGATGTCCCCGTTGGCGACCCGCGCCGAGGTGCGCGACTGTCTGCGGCGCGCCGAGACCGCCCGTGAAGTCCTCGGTGAGGACCGGGACTTCGCCCTGGACTTCCATGGTCGCGTCACCCCCTCCAATGCCCGCAGGCTGCTGCCGTTGCTGGCGGAGTCCGCCCCGCTGTTCGTCGAGGAGCCCGTCCTCCCCGAGCACGTGGCCGCCCTCCCCGGCCTCGTGGCGGCGTCCGGCGTTCCGCTCGCACTGGGTGAACGTCTCTACACCCGCCGTGAGTTCCTGGTCCCGCTCCAGGCCGGCGTCGCCGTCGTACAGCCCGATGTGTCGCACGCCGGCGGGATCTCGGAGCTGCGTCGGATCGCCGCCCTTGCGGAGCCCTACGGGGCGCTGCTCGCCCCGCACTGCCCGCTCGGGCCCCTCGCCCTCGCCGCCAGCCTCCAAGTCGCCTTCACCACCCCGAACTTCCTCATCCAGGAACAGTCCCTGGGGATCCACTACAACCGGGACGCCGAGCTGCTGGACTACGTCGTCGATCCCGCGCCGTTCCGCTTCGACCGCGGGGCGCTGCTGCGGACCGACCGTCCGGGGCTCGGGGTGGAGGTGGACGAGGCCGCCGTCCGGGCGGCCGACGCGGCGGGCGGGCACGCCTGGCGGAACCCGGTCTGGCGGCACGAGGACGGTTCGTTCGCCGAATGGTGA
- a CDS encoding sugar kinase, which produces MLTFGETMVALRGSGPLKLGGTMRVSVAGAESNVAIGLARLGHRVRWTGAVGADEAGELVLRTLRAEGVEVSGATVDPDAPTGLLLFEPRLPELTRVHYYRAGSAGSRPSAAAVERAFAAAPPRVLHLTGITPALGPTARASANLALDLARRHATLVCLDVNFRARLWSAAEAADVLRDWLPFVDVLIASEDELPLCLPAAGRHPEGPPPARLLAAGVREVVVTRGADGATAYTGDGDPRHQPAVPVRAVDPVGAGDAFVAGYLSALLDGADAAGRLARAVTTGAFAAASPGDWEGAPTRAELDLLAAPPGTVVR; this is translated from the coding sequence GTGCTCACCTTCGGGGAGACCATGGTGGCGCTGCGCGGCAGCGGCCCGCTGAAGCTGGGCGGCACGATGCGGGTCTCGGTCGCCGGCGCGGAGAGCAACGTGGCGATCGGCCTGGCCCGGTTGGGCCATCGTGTCCGGTGGACGGGCGCGGTCGGCGCGGACGAGGCGGGGGAACTGGTGCTGCGGACGCTGCGGGCCGAGGGCGTCGAGGTGTCCGGCGCCACCGTCGACCCGGACGCGCCCACCGGACTGCTCCTCTTCGAGCCGCGGCTGCCGGAGCTGACCCGGGTCCACTACTACCGCGCGGGGTCGGCCGGTTCGCGCCCCTCGGCGGCCGCCGTCGAGCGGGCCTTCGCCGCGGCGCCGCCCCGGGTGCTGCACCTGACCGGCATCACCCCGGCACTGGGGCCCACGGCCCGCGCAAGCGCCAACCTCGCCCTCGACCTGGCCCGCCGGCACGCCACGCTCGTCTGCCTGGACGTCAACTTCCGCGCCCGACTGTGGAGCGCCGCCGAGGCCGCCGACGTGCTGCGCGACTGGCTCCCCTTCGTGGACGTGCTGATCGCCTCCGAGGACGAGCTGCCGCTGTGCCTACCGGCGGCCGGACGCCACCCCGAAGGCCCGCCGCCGGCCCGGCTGTTGGCCGCCGGCGTCCGCGAGGTCGTGGTGACGCGCGGCGCGGACGGTGCGACGGCGTATACCGGCGACGGCGACCCCCGCCACCAACCCGCCGTGCCGGTACGGGCGGTGGACCCGGTGGGCGCCGGCGACGCCTTCGTGGCCGGCTACCTCTCGGCGCTGCTGGACGGCGCGGACGCCGCCGGGCGGCTGGCGCGGGCGGTCACCACCGGGGCGTTCGCGGCCGCCTCCCCGGGCGACTGGGAGGGCGCGCCGACCCGCGCGGAGCTGGACCTGCTGGCCGCGCCGCCGGGCACGGTCGTGCGCTGA
- a CDS encoding DoxX family protein — MTTSHSASAAEPAGVAVRYAPSLHGYDVGLLVLRLVLGLTMAAHGTQKLFGWFGGGGLDGTAKFFTASGYPSGKVMAVCAGLTETLGGLGLVLGLLTPLAAAAVVGTMINALAVKWGGGFFAPEGVEYELLLVTGAAALALTGPGRYAVDRFLPVLRAHRLVYGAGALVLAVVFAAVVLVLRK, encoded by the coding sequence ATGACAACCTCCCACAGTGCGTCCGCGGCCGAGCCTGCCGGTGTCGCGGTGCGGTATGCCCCTTCTCTGCACGGCTATGACGTCGGGCTGCTGGTGCTGCGGCTGGTCCTCGGGCTGACCATGGCGGCGCACGGTACGCAGAAGCTGTTCGGCTGGTTCGGCGGCGGCGGGCTGGACGGCACCGCGAAGTTCTTCACGGCGAGCGGCTACCCGTCGGGCAAGGTGATGGCGGTGTGCGCCGGTCTCACCGAGACGCTCGGCGGGCTCGGGCTGGTGCTCGGGCTGCTCACGCCGCTGGCCGCCGCGGCGGTGGTCGGCACGATGATCAATGCGCTGGCGGTGAAGTGGGGCGGCGGCTTCTTCGCGCCCGAGGGCGTGGAGTACGAGCTGCTGCTCGTCACCGGGGCGGCCGCGCTGGCGCTGACCGGGCCCGGCCGCTACGCCGTCGACCGCTTCCTGCCCGTACTGCGCGCGCACCGGCTGGTGTACGGCGCGGGTGCGCTCGTTCTGGCCGTGGTGTTCGCGGCGGTTGTGTTGGTGCTCCGCAAGTGA
- a CDS encoding O-methyltransferase has protein sequence MLAHNPPLDPALEELADRTRERFPTAAGMLSAPEQALLLAFLIRLTGAHHVVEVGTFTGFATLAMARALPADGTLIACDVSEEWTAYGREAWAKAGVADRIELRIAPALETLRAMPPEPHIDLAYLDADKDGYLGYWEELVPRLRPGGLLVADNVLFHGRVTDPATTGPALAIREFNDHVRADARMEAVLLPVADGVTLARRR, from the coding sequence ATGCTGGCGCACAACCCGCCGCTGGACCCCGCCCTGGAGGAGCTCGCGGACCGCACCCGCGAGCGGTTCCCCACCGCGGCGGGCATGCTGTCGGCCCCCGAACAGGCGCTGCTGCTGGCGTTCCTGATCCGGCTGACCGGGGCCCACCACGTGGTCGAGGTGGGCACCTTCACCGGCTTCGCGACGCTCGCCATGGCCCGGGCGCTGCCCGCCGACGGCACGCTGATCGCCTGCGACGTCTCCGAGGAGTGGACCGCGTACGGCCGGGAAGCCTGGGCGAAGGCCGGGGTCGCGGACCGCATCGAGCTGCGGATCGCACCGGCACTGGAGACCCTGCGCGCGATGCCGCCCGAACCCCACATCGACCTGGCCTACCTCGACGCCGACAAGGACGGCTACCTCGGCTACTGGGAGGAGCTGGTGCCGCGGCTGCGCCCCGGCGGCCTGCTCGTCGCCGACAACGTCCTGTTCCACGGCCGGGTCACCGACCCCGCGACCACCGGACCGGCCCTGGCCATCCGGGAGTTCAACGACCACGTGCGCGCGGACGCCCGGATGGAGGCGGTGCTGCTCCCCGTGGCGGACGGGGTGACGTTGGCCCGCAGGCGGTAG
- a CDS encoding HpcH/HpaI aldolase/citrate lyase family protein codes for MRHFGHLAPDLRKALFHKEPVEFTAESPAGVLATALGATLYSPATRPRLADDVRKQTTRGVTSMVLCLEDAIGDGDVAAGEENLVRQFALLDEAADGGADLPLLFIRVRAPAQIPDLVRRMGRAVRRLSGFVLPKFTAEHGLPFLEALADAESLCGRRLFAMPVLESPQLLHLESRAATLAGIARTVAGYRDRVLALRLGVTDFCSAYGLRRAPDMTAYDVQIVASVIADVVNVLGRADGTGFTVTGPVWEYFRLHERMFKPQLRRSPFLGEAEELRSDLIEHDMDGLLREIELDRANGLTGKTCIHPSHVAPVHALSVVSHEEYSDATDILRPERGAGGVLRSSYTNKMNEVKPHRAWAERTLLRAEAFGVAREDVGFVELLTASLTPA; via the coding sequence ATGCGGCATTTTGGGCACCTTGCGCCCGATCTCCGGAAGGCTCTGTTCCACAAGGAACCGGTGGAGTTCACGGCGGAGTCCCCGGCCGGCGTGCTCGCCACCGCCCTCGGCGCCACGCTCTACAGCCCCGCCACCCGCCCCCGCCTCGCCGACGACGTCCGCAAGCAGACCACCCGCGGCGTGACGTCCATGGTGCTGTGCCTGGAGGACGCCATCGGCGACGGCGACGTGGCGGCCGGCGAGGAGAACCTCGTCCGGCAGTTCGCCCTGCTCGACGAGGCCGCCGACGGCGGCGCGGACCTCCCCCTGCTCTTCATCCGCGTCCGCGCGCCGGCCCAAATACCCGACCTGGTGCGCCGGATGGGCCGGGCCGTGCGACGGTTGTCCGGATTCGTACTTCCCAAGTTCACCGCGGAGCACGGGCTGCCCTTCCTGGAGGCGCTGGCGGACGCCGAATCGCTCTGCGGGCGGCGGCTGTTCGCGATGCCGGTGCTGGAGTCCCCGCAACTGCTCCACCTGGAGAGCCGCGCCGCGACCCTGGCGGGCATCGCCCGCACCGTCGCCGGCTACCGCGACCGGGTGCTCGCCCTGCGCCTCGGCGTCACCGACTTCTGCTCCGCCTACGGCCTGCGCCGGGCCCCCGACATGACCGCCTACGACGTCCAGATCGTCGCCTCCGTGATCGCCGACGTGGTCAACGTCCTCGGCCGCGCGGACGGCACCGGCTTCACCGTCACCGGCCCGGTCTGGGAGTACTTCCGGCTGCACGAGCGGATGTTCAAGCCGCAGCTTCGCCGTAGCCCGTTCCTGGGCGAGGCCGAGGAACTGCGCTCCGACCTGATCGAGCACGACATGGACGGGCTGCTGCGCGAGATCGAACTGGACCGCGCCAACGGCCTGACCGGCAAGACCTGCATCCACCCCTCGCACGTCGCCCCCGTGCACGCCCTGTCGGTCGTCAGCCACGAGGAATACAGCGACGCCACCGACATCCTGCGGCCCGAGCGCGGCGCCGGCGGGGTGCTGCGCTCCTCCTACACCAACAAGATGAACGAGGTGAAGCCGCACCGCGCCTGGGCCGAGCGGACGCTGCTGCGCGCCGAGGCGTTCGGCGTGGCCCGCGAGGACGTCGGCTTCGTGGAGCTGTTGACCGCCAGCCTGACGCCGGCCTGA
- a CDS encoding DUF4383 domain-containing protein, with the protein MAATGATGHTLHRPTNPLNRFTKRRAQFNKHLPVDHRLNQVYRVGAGLMGLVLVAFGVLGLTHNIGFFDTGGATVAGLNTNGSLSVLSIAIGALLIVGMTIGGNFASTLNVVLGGLFLLSGFVNLGLLQTDSNFLAFKIQNVYFSFVVGLLLLVFGMYGRVSGGLSHDNPYWRARHPEEAERFESGQLHPVSGMTAGRQSARVRMQGAWHGGMGSLGPGTSVTGPRQRHTTGAHAEAGTAEKGAAGSGAGPGGSGGAGGAPPAGSTGEL; encoded by the coding sequence ATGGCTGCTACCGGTGCAACAGGCCACACGCTGCACAGGCCCACGAACCCCCTCAATCGGTTCACGAAGCGCCGCGCCCAGTTCAACAAGCACCTACCGGTGGATCATCGGCTGAACCAGGTCTACCGCGTCGGCGCCGGGCTGATGGGGCTGGTGCTGGTCGCGTTCGGCGTCCTCGGCCTGACCCACAACATCGGGTTCTTCGACACCGGCGGCGCGACCGTGGCCGGGCTGAACACCAACGGCTCGCTCAGCGTGCTCTCGATCGCCATCGGCGCGCTGCTCATCGTCGGCATGACGATCGGCGGGAACTTCGCCTCCACCCTCAACGTCGTGCTCGGCGGGCTCTTCCTGTTGAGCGGCTTCGTGAACCTGGGGCTGCTCCAGACCGACTCCAACTTCCTCGCCTTCAAGATCCAGAACGTCTACTTCAGCTTCGTGGTGGGGCTGCTCCTGCTGGTGTTCGGGATGTACGGGCGGGTCAGCGGCGGGCTGTCGCACGACAACCCGTACTGGCGCGCCCGGCACCCGGAGGAGGCCGAGCGGTTCGAGAGCGGGCAGTTGCACCCGGTGTCCGGGATGACCGCGGGACGGCAGTCGGCGCGGGTGCGGATGCAGGGCGCCTGGCACGGCGGCATGGGCTCGCTCGGGCCCGGTACGAGCGTCACCGGCCCGCGTCAGCGGCACACCACGGGCGCGCACGCCGAGGCCGGCACAGCCGAGAAGGGCGCGGCGGGCTCCGGGGCGGGGCCGGGCGGCAGTGGCGGTGCCGGTGGTGCGCCGCCGGCCGGCAGCACCGGGGAGCTGTGA
- a CDS encoding alpha/beta fold hydrolase, which translates to MTHDFQAWSEIDNDTVPVDDGELFYETAGSGPAVVLLHGGMLDQHMWDEQFAWLVNSGLRVVRYDSRGHGLSSTVTGDWANHDDLVALLDALDIPRAVLVGLSHGSRVALDTALAHPDRVTALFLASPGISGRAFTDPFVLEHIREQVAAIGAPDGAERYVEHFLRMWVDGPYRAPSAVYPGFRERMRASACANVEVHADGVGVGMPQEVGAFDRLGEIRVPTTVLDGDLDSTDISANAHAIALRVPGARRIRIPGAGHMVNLENTPHFDQELHAFLSSLAL; encoded by the coding sequence GTGACCCACGACTTCCAGGCATGGTCCGAGATCGACAACGACACCGTGCCTGTCGACGACGGCGAGTTGTTCTACGAGACGGCCGGCTCGGGGCCCGCGGTGGTGCTGCTGCACGGCGGGATGCTCGACCAGCACATGTGGGACGAGCAGTTCGCCTGGTTGGTGAACTCCGGCCTGCGGGTGGTCCGTTACGACTCCCGCGGCCACGGCCTCTCCTCCACGGTGACCGGCGACTGGGCCAACCACGACGACCTGGTCGCGCTGTTGGACGCGCTCGACATACCGCGCGCCGTCCTGGTCGGCCTCTCGCACGGCTCCAGGGTCGCGCTGGACACCGCGCTCGCCCACCCGGACCGGGTCACGGCCCTGTTCCTCGCCTCCCCCGGGATCAGCGGTCGCGCCTTCACCGACCCCTTCGTCCTGGAGCACATCCGGGAACAGGTCGCCGCGATCGGCGCACCGGACGGCGCGGAGCGCTATGTGGAGCACTTCCTGCGGATGTGGGTGGACGGGCCGTACCGCGCGCCCTCGGCGGTGTACCCCGGCTTCCGGGAGCGGATGCGCGCCTCCGCGTGCGCCAATGTGGAGGTGCACGCGGACGGCGTGGGCGTGGGCATGCCGCAGGAGGTCGGGGCGTTCGACCGCCTCGGCGAGATCCGGGTGCCGACCACCGTCCTCGACGGCGACCTCGACTCCACCGACATCTCCGCCAACGCCCATGCGATAGCGCTACGGGTCCCCGGCGCCCGCCGCATACGCATCCCCGGCGCCGGCCACATGGTCAACCTGGAGAACACCCCGCACTTCGACCAGGAGCTCCACGCCTTCCTGTCATCCCTGGCGCTCTGA